One region of Parambassis ranga chromosome 12, fParRan2.1, whole genome shotgun sequence genomic DNA includes:
- the LOC114443759 gene encoding E3 ubiquitin-protein ligase MARCH3-like isoform X2, with translation MTSHCTLLPEVLPNQCLSAHVSFQPEQDTGEPPLPGKTMEECSVSTGDQPQYYTQVSTKLDANLMSSGMDACTKQRGVPENPMCRICHDSGAQEELLSPCECSGTLATIHRSCLEHWLSASGTSYCELCHYQFTVQRKSRPLLEWLQNPGLRQEKRTLFGDMVCFLLITPLATISGWLCLRGAIDHLHFSSRLEAVGLITLTVALFTIYLFWTLVGVSQVSLSTVQ, from the exons ATGACCAGTCACTGCACATTGTTGCCAGAAGTTTTGCCAAACCAGTGCCTGTCTGCCCATGTGAGTTTCCAGCCTGAGCAGGACACTGGTGAGCCACCTCTCCCAGGTAAAACCATGGAGGAGTGCAGTGTGTCCACCGGTGATCAGCCTCAGTATTACACACAGGTGTCAACCAAGCTCGATGCTAACCTGATGTCTTCAGGGATGGATGCTTGCACCAAGCAGCG TGGTGTGCCAGAGAACCCCATGTGCCGTATCTGTCACGACAGTGGagcccaggaggagctgctgtcccCCTGTGAATGTTCTGGGACCCTGGCTACTATCCACCGCAGCTGCCTGGAACACTGGCTGTCTGCCTCAGGGACCAGTTACTGTGAGCTCTGCCACTACCAGTTCACTGTGCAGAGAAAGTCCAGGCCACTGCTCGAG TGGCTGCAGAACCCAGGTCTCCGCCAAGAGAAGCGCACACTGTTTGGTGACATGGTGTGCTTCCTGCTCATCACTCCTCTTGCCACTATCTCCGGCTGGCTCTGCCTTCGTGGTGCTATAGATCATCTTCACTTCTCCAGCCGGCTGGAGGCTGTGGGGCTCATCACACTGACTGTGGCTCTTTTTACCATTTATCTCTTCTGGACTCTGGTTG GTGTCTCTCAGGTATCACTGTCGACTGTACAGTGA
- the LOC114443759 gene encoding E3 ubiquitin-protein ligase MARCH3-like isoform X1, whose translation MTSHCTLLPEVLPNQCLSAHVSFQPEQDTGEPPLPGKTMEECSVSTGDQPQYYTQVSTKLDANLMSSGMDACTKQRGVPENPMCRICHDSGAQEELLSPCECSGTLATIHRSCLEHWLSASGTSYCELCHYQFTVQRKSRPLLEWLQNPGLRQEKRTLFGDMVCFLLITPLATISGWLCLRGAIDHLHFSSRLEAVGLITLTVALFTIYLFWTLVSLRYHCRLYSEWRQSNQKVVLLLPRSHSEGSALQSLQGCQRGKQLSKESIV comes from the exons ATGACCAGTCACTGCACATTGTTGCCAGAAGTTTTGCCAAACCAGTGCCTGTCTGCCCATGTGAGTTTCCAGCCTGAGCAGGACACTGGTGAGCCACCTCTCCCAGGTAAAACCATGGAGGAGTGCAGTGTGTCCACCGGTGATCAGCCTCAGTATTACACACAGGTGTCAACCAAGCTCGATGCTAACCTGATGTCTTCAGGGATGGATGCTTGCACCAAGCAGCG TGGTGTGCCAGAGAACCCCATGTGCCGTATCTGTCACGACAGTGGagcccaggaggagctgctgtcccCCTGTGAATGTTCTGGGACCCTGGCTACTATCCACCGCAGCTGCCTGGAACACTGGCTGTCTGCCTCAGGGACCAGTTACTGTGAGCTCTGCCACTACCAGTTCACTGTGCAGAGAAAGTCCAGGCCACTGCTCGAG TGGCTGCAGAACCCAGGTCTCCGCCAAGAGAAGCGCACACTGTTTGGTGACATGGTGTGCTTCCTGCTCATCACTCCTCTTGCCACTATCTCCGGCTGGCTCTGCCTTCGTGGTGCTATAGATCATCTTCACTTCTCCAGCCGGCTGGAGGCTGTGGGGCTCATCACACTGACTGTGGCTCTTTTTACCATTTATCTCTTCTGGACTCTG GTGTCTCTCAGGTATCACTGTCGACTGTACAGTGAGTGGCGTCAGTCTAATCAGAAggtggtcctcctcctccccagaTCACACAGCGAAGGATCAGCGCTGCAGTCTTTACAGGGCTGCCAGCGAGGGAAGCAGCTCTCCAAAGAGTCCATCGTCTGA